In Actinomyces radicidentis, one genomic interval encodes:
- a CDS encoding MarR family winged helix-turn-helix transcriptional regulator, with amino-acid sequence MSITTGRTPDDVRRGASYLLGVLGTRIQGDWTTLLRRHGLTQNEYLLLIAAPTEDGARQRELASAAGIDPRNTGAVVAGLVEKGLLAASRDPGDGRVKRLRRTAAGGRLLSALEADLAPERLRYFGALSETEYVTLCDLLERVADAGGVGHDELKV; translated from the coding sequence ATGTCTATCACGACGGGGCGCACCCCCGACGACGTCCGGCGCGGGGCCTCCTACCTCCTCGGGGTCCTCGGCACGCGGATCCAGGGCGACTGGACCACGCTCCTGCGGCGCCACGGCCTCACCCAGAACGAGTACCTCCTCCTCATCGCGGCACCGACCGAGGACGGCGCCAGGCAGCGCGAGCTCGCCTCGGCCGCGGGGATCGACCCGCGCAACACCGGAGCCGTCGTCGCCGGGCTCGTGGAGAAGGGGCTGCTCGCGGCGAGCCGCGACCCCGGGGACGGGCGCGTCAAGCGCCTGCGCCGCACGGCCGCGGGCGGCCGGCTCCTCTCGGCCCTGGAGGCCGACCTCGCTCCGGAGCGACTGCGCTACTTCGGTGCGCTGAGCGAGACCGAGTACGTCACCCTGTGCGATCTTCTCGAGCGGGTCGCGGACGCCGGTGGGGTCGGGCACGACGAGCTCAAGGTGTGA